ACCCAATCAGCAATCCATTGATGGGTACAGGAAGAAGAGTGTCGGAAGGAAACCTCTTGCAGGAGCCTCACATGTGGTGAACCTGGTCAACGATGTCGAGGCGTCGGTGCTTGACGATTACCGCAGCAGGGGCTATTCAGTACGCCCGATGCCATCCACCCACACCTCGTACTTCCAACGCATCAACGCCGTCATACTGGTAGAGGTCGAGAACCGAAAGTATACGGTAAAATGCAAAGATGAGGAGCTCGTGCTCAGCGCGCAATGCTCCCGGCGCTTCCTTCCCAAGACCAAGGTCGGTGAGCTGTTGCTGGCCGAGATCGCCTACCAGAAATACGGACTGCATGTTCCGCACAACCGGCTGAGCAAGGCCCTCGGCCTTGACGGCATCGACATCAGCAGGCAGGACATGAGCAACTATGGGCTGGCAATCCTCGAGCGCATCAAGGCAGCCGAGGAATCGTTCAGGGCGAAGGTGCTCGCACAAGCTGCTCTGTATATGGACGAAACTACCACAAAAAAACAGGGTTCGGAAAAGACGAAGAACTACATGTGGGCGGTGTGCAACGAGCACCTCGCCTGGTACCGGTATTTTGACGGCAGGGGCGGTGGCCCTCCGCTGTCGATGTTCACCGACTACACCGGATGGGTGATGGCGGACGGCTACGGAGCCTATGATTCCTACCTTGGCAAGGCCCATAGGTGCGTCTGCCTTGCCCATGTTGCAAGACGGTTCAAGGACTGCGAGAAGATCACCAAGGACCACAACCTTGCAGGGCCCGCCATCGCCTGGATCGCCAGGCTGTACAAGATCGACTCCCAGCTTCGGGCAAGACTTGTCGCAGGGGAGATGTCCAAGGAGGCATTCATAGAAGAGAGGAAAGCTCTTTCGATGCCGATCCTCAACGACTTCCATGCTTGGCTTGAGAATGCGGCCCTCACCACCTCCCTGATCAACCTGGTGCAGAAACGGGCGGTTTCCTATGCTCTCAACCAGTGGGACAAGGTCCTGCTTTCCTTCGAGAATGCAGAGCTGAAAATCGACAACAACGACTGTGAGCAATCTATCAGAGTCTACATTCAGGGACGCAAGAACTGGGTGAACCACGGCAGCAATGATGGTGCCGATGCTTCCTGTCTGCTCTACAGCCTCATTGAGACAGCCAAGAGACAGGGACTGAATCCCCGCAACTATCTTGCCTATCTCTTCATGCAGGCTGCCAAATACGACAACCTTGAGCTCACCGGCGAACAGATCGAGCCGCTGATGCCCTGGAATGTGAAGGCGGAGGACCTGCAGCTTGTCACCGATGAGATGAACAGGCTCTCCCAGGCCATGAGGCCTATAGAGAACAACTGATTCTTGATCATCATAACTTTGAAATTCACGCATCTCACACTCCGGCCCCAATCATATCGGGTAGAGGAGTGTCAGGTTAGTGCGTTGTTGGTTTGACTGTTACACCTGAGCAGTTCTGCAATGAACTGCTCTTTTGTTTTAGCAAATTTACTCAATCTCTCTACTTGATTACCATGTAGAGGAGAATCCTTTTAGTGAATAGAACTCAAGACTCTATACCAGCTTTCCCTGTAGGATTTGCCATGCCAAATCCTACAGTTGCTTCATTACCCAACGGAGCGAGAGGAAAGGAACCATCATGATGGTTCTTCTCCCGAGCGAGTGCAGTGAAAGCAAGGTGAGATACCCCGTCCCTTGGGGAGGAAAAGGAGGCAACGCCTCCTGGGTTCAGCTCTTGCCCTGAGATATTGATACCTTTCATTCAGAATTCTGAGGCCAGGTGTTTCAGAATAAAAATGGATAAAATATCCTTGACAGATTAAGTTACGCGGATATACAATTCATTTGGTAGTAATTCTTATCCAGAATTACCTAACTTTTCACGATTTTCCAAAGGAGGAAATAGAATGAAAAAACTGACTACTTTAGCAATCAGCCTTGTCCTGATTCTTAGCATCAGTACTCTGTTTGCAGCAGGAGCAAAAGAGGAAACAGCATCAGATATTGTACAACTGAGGTTTCTTGGAATGGCTCAGGCAGCTTACTCTGAGCAGAATGTCAACGACATGACCGCGGACTTCATGAAGGCAAATCCGAACATTGAGGTGTACACCGAGTTCGTTCCCTATGAAGAGCTTCGGAATAAGACACTGCTTGCATATGGTTCAAACAACCCATATGACGCAGTGCTTGTCGATGACATTTGGTATGCAGAATACGCAGACAAGGACCTGTTGCTGGATATCACAAGTCGCATTCCCCAAAGCTACAAGGACGGCGTCCTTGCAGGTGGATGGAATGTAACAACGAAAAACGACCAGGTCTACGGCCTTCCTTGGTTCCTTGACACCATGTATCTCTTCTACAACGCTGATATGCTGGAGAAAGCAGGGTTCACAAAGGAACCTGCATCAGTAGAAGAAATGGTAACAATGGCAAAGGCCCTTAAGTCGAAAGGCATTGTCGAATACCCATTCGTTTTCAGCCTCGCACAGGCCGAAGCACTGATTTGTGTCTACTCCAACTTCCTTGAGGCGTTCGGTGGATCCTTCCAAGATGCAAATGGGAACTGGATTTTGGACACCAGCGGAATTCCCGCACTGGAGTTCCTTGTATCCCTCAAGAATGAGGGTCTCTTGAATCCAAACTCCCTGGAATATCTTGAAGAAGATGTCCGTCGTGTATTCTCAAGTGGGGATGCGGCATTCACACTCAACTGGGCATACATGTACTCACTTGCCATCGATCCGAACGAGAGTTCACTGCAGAAGGATTCTGTTGGTGTAATGGTACTGCCTGGTGCGAAAGGGGTGAAGGACTCTGCTGCAATGAGTGGATCGATGGGACTGTCGGTGGTGAACAAGACAAAACACCCCGATGAAGCCTTTGCCTATATCCAACACCTGACCAGTAAAGAGGTCCAGGACACTTACTCCGACCTACAGCTCCCAGTCTGGGAAGCTTCCTATGATGATCCTGAGATTGCCAAGGGACGTGAAGACCTGGTAGAAGCAGCAAAGCTTGCTTTCTCCATCATGAACGTACGCCCAAGCGAACCGAAGTATCAGGAAGCAAGTGCAATATTCCAGGAACATATCCAGAAAGCTCTGTATGGCGATATGACTCCCAAGGCAGCACTTACTGAAGCTGTAAAGAAAGTTGGAGCAATGTAACCCAATGACTGATACATCGACAAGATACTACAACTTGTTGGTCGTTCCCATGGTAGTTATCATGGGAACGGTTATCGGTTGGCCGCTCATACGTACGATCATGCTTGCCTTCACCGATGCGTCACTCATGGGACTTGATAAGACCGTGTTTGTAGGTCTGAGTAATTTCACCCAGGCGATACATGATGAAGGCTTCAGGTCGGCCATAAAGGTCTCACTCATCTTCGCCCTCGTGGTGGTCACTTCTGAGATGGTACTCGGAACTGCAGTAGCAATGCTCTTGAACGAACCGTTCAGGGGGCGGAATTTCCTACGCGCTATCCTAATTCTACCCTGGGCAGTACCCACGGTAGTAAATGCCATCATGTGGAGACTTATTTATAATCCAGAATATGGGGCATTGAACTCTTTGCTTACCCAGCTAGGACTCCTTGAGTCATACATAAGCTGGCTGGGCAGTGCAGACAAGGCCCTGGCGTCTATCATGTTTGCCGATGTATGGAAGAACTTTTCCCTCGTGGCACTCATCGCCCTGGCAGCCCTCCAGTCACTCTCCGTCTCACAAGTGGAAGCCGCCAAGATTGATGGTACCAACGCGATACAACGGTTCTGGTACATCACCCTTCCCCATCTCATCCCTTCCTTGCAGGTTGCACTGGTGTTACGGATCATTGAGGCAGTAAAGGTCTTCGACATCATCTATATCATGACCAAGGGAGGACCTGCCAATAAGACAAGAAGTGGAAGCATCTTTGTGTACCAAGAAGCCTTCACTAACTCCCGCATGGGTTCAGGAGCAGCATTCGCGGTAATCATGGTCTCCCTGATCATGATACTCATACTGTTCTATATGCGAATTTTAACCAAGAAGAAGTAGAGGAGAGAGACTATGCGCAAAATCAAAGCTTCAAGAATTCTTCTCTATCTTGCCGCCGGCGTGCTGTTCATCTATATCATTGCACCATTTCTCTGGCTGATTATCATGTCCATCAGTTCCTCTTCCGATCTGACCGCAAAACCACTGAGATGGATACCACAACAGTTGAACTTTGAGTCATACCAAGAACTCCTTACGATGGGTATCAACAGTAGAGGAGAACTGTTCCTTCATGGACTGGGAAACAGTTTAAAAACAGCATTAATTGCAGTCTCCATTTCAATCCTGGTGACAATCCCAGCTTCCTGGGTGTTCTCCCGGTATAAGGGGAAAAAGAACATTATACTCTCTTTGGCAATCTTTACCTTCATGCTGCCCCCAGTGGCTTATGCACTCCCGCTCTACCGTATGTTGGCAAGAATAGGATGGCTTGATAATTCATTCGCTTTGGCGCTGGTTTACTGCACAATCGTATTACCCTTCTGTGTCTGGCTGATCAAGGAGAACATAGACAACATTCCTTTTGAGCTGGAAGAAGCAGCAATCATAGATGGAGCATCCTTGTTCAAGAGAATCACCATGGTGGTGCTCCCACTGCTGCTTCCTGCCCTTGGTACCGTTGCCCTCCTCGCTCTCATCATGGCGTGGGATGAATACTTCTATGCAATGCTCTATACGAACAGCAAGCAAGCAATTACCTTACCGGTAGTCATTGCAAACCTTGCATCGGGAAGACAATCCAACTACAGCCTGATCGCAGCAGGAGGAGTACTGGCAAGTGCACCACCGGTCATCATTGGTTTCCTGTTCCAACGTTCGCTCATAAAAGGACTGGTAATGGGAGGCGTCAAGGAATGAGTCTATTTGTAGGATTCGATATCGGAGGAACAAGTATCAAGCATATGCTGATCGATTCCTCCTACACAGTATTACACACTGGTAGCTTTGAGACATTGGGACCAGGTGGACCAGACGAAGCCTTGGATACCATGACCAAGATAGTCCATGCATATGAGGATCAAGAGAAGCAAAAGGTCCAGAGTGTAGGTATCGGTTGTACTGGTCCGGTGGATATCCATACCGGTACCATCCAGAACCCCTACACATTACCGGGATTTGAAGGCAAGAGCTTGAAAGAGCGGCTTATTCCTTCTCTTGGTATCCCTGTCCTGGTGGAGAACGACGCAAATACAGCCCACGTGGGTGAGATTCATTATTGCGGGATTACGCAAGAGAACACGATGATGATTACCTTCGGCACTGGTGTCGGGGTATCCCTTCGGATGCAGGGCGAGCTCTTCAGAACACCTGGGGGAGTTCATCCTGAAATCGGCCATATGACCGTAAGTATTTCTTCTCCTGGCCAATGTTATTGTTCTCGGACGAACTGCTTTGAACATGTAATGTCTGGGACAGCAATAAACGCGTATGCATCAGCTACGTATGGGATGACACCAGAGGCCATACTTGAGGGAGAGGATAGGGAAAAAGCTACGGAATTTCTGGATCGGATGGTCACGGCGACAACCGATGCAATTTCCTCGTTAGCAATGATTTTCGCATCTGAAGTGGTGATTCTGGGCGGAGGCATGCATCAGTTCATTGGAAAATACATTCTACCCCACGTACAGCAGAGACTGAATGCCATGCTTCCTGTTTACGGAAAAACCACATTGGTTGAAGCACGATATGGGGCATTATCGGGAAGTTATGGTGCTGCTGTAATGGCTGCCCAAACAATACAGAATTTGTAGAGATCATTATAGAATAAGGACAGGATTATGAGAGATTTTATTACCAGGTACACACCACTGCTTACAGATGCTACAGGTGTTGCATCAATTCTTCTCGAGATGGAACGTCAGATGGATGATGTAAGGGCCACCAATGTAACACAGGGTGATGCGATCAAGGAATTTGCTGATTCCATCAGACAGAATAAGCGCATCATTATGCTGGGCATGGGAGCTTCCCACTGGGTGAACGAACTGTTCGCGTTTCAACTGAGAAGAGCAGGTATCTATGCACTTGCCATTCCTGCCTCAGAATTTCTCTATGATCCTATCCCACTTTCTTCAGAGTTGGTGCTCCTAACAAGCCAGTCGGGAGAATCAGTGGAAACCGTCAAGTGCTTGAAACACCTTGAGGGGGTTACTTTATATGGTATCACGCTGAATAAGGAGAGCACCATCGGGAAAGCTACGAAGGCAATTATTGCACCTGGTGGCTCCGAGAAGGCTTTCGCTGGCACTCGAAGTGTCACGCTGACACTTGCTTGCATGGCATACATCTGCGCAGACTTAGGAATACTTTCCACCCAAACAATACAGACCATGGTCGATTTTGAACAAGACAACTTGGAAGCAATGCACGCTGCGGTAGCCTTGCTGCATTCAAAAAGCAGTATTGTTACAACAGGAAGAAGTCTATTCAGTCCCCTTGCGCAGTTGTTTGCACTTGGAGGGGAAGAACTCGGCGGGAAGCCAATACTCTGCAATGAGACCGGCCAGTTGCGACATGGACCGCTCGAGGTCCTTTCCTCCAATTCTGTAGTAGTGGTATTCAGGCAAAGTGGCGAACTCGGTATTCTCGCGAAAAGTTTCGTCAGTATACAACAGAAGACCGGTTGCTCTCTCATTGTCATTGACTCATCAGGACTTGAGCCCCTGGAGGGAGCAATTACCATTGCTTGCCCTGCAGGAAATGACATAGCAGCAGCCTTGGCTGTCATGGAGACATTCCAGTCATTGATGATTGCGTATGCATGCGGGAAAAACAAGCAGACGGGAGTCCCCAAGTATTCGACAAAGATTACCAAAACAGAGTAGAATAATCGGTATGTTGATATGGGATGCGATTGAAACACAACAACATCTTTTCAGTGCCACCGATCTGAAACTTATTGAGTATCTCAGGCAAACTCCTAATATTGTGTTCAAGTCAATTACTGAGGTGATTGAAGAGAGCGGGGTAAGCTATGGTAGTGTCATTCGGTTTACCAAGAAACTGGGGTGCTCTGGATTTCAGGATTTCAAGATTAGACTGGCAGGGGAAAACCATCAGCACGAACCTCTTAACGACGAGGAAGTACTCGGGACCTCATGGATGGAGAACATGCTGCGTACTGCCAGGCAGCAACTGTTGGTAACCGCGAGAAACTGTGATAAAGCAGTGCTTTCTACGATTGTACAACGAATAATCAACGCGAGACAGATATTGGTGGTTGGGGTTGGAGGCTCCTACCCTGTTGCGCAGGAGCTGACGTACAGACTCCTGCGTATGGGATTTGCAAATACGAGTATAGAATCGGACGAGCATGCACAGGGCTACAGGATCAGCATGCTCGGCCCTAAGGATCTTCTGATTGTGTTCTCCTATTCAGGGTCCACGAAGAGTATTTTGGATACAGCCAGACTTGCAAAGCAGGCACATGTCCATATTGCTGTGTTCACCAACTATGTGAAATCACCACTTATGGAACTCGCAGATAGTGCATTGATCACCTCAATCAGGGAGCCGGCCCTTCAGGCAGAGCTAGGGACAAAGCTGCCATTCTACTTTCTGCTTGAATTATTGTGTGAATCGCTCTATGAAGAGTCAAAACCTGCAAGAGAAGCACTCGAGCACACTTCTGAGGCAGTCTCGGATAAATTATTGTAGGGTTAACGTCTTTCCATATCCAGCAGTGCAGTCAAGGTAGGCTACCTTGACTGGCAAACAAATATCATCAACTAACATAAATTTATCTCTTAATAATATCAGAACTATCAGAACAGAACACCTAATAACCAGTTCATCCAATCCTGTCTTCTTAAGTATCTATTTATCTTACTGATTCATTGAAAAGCGCAATTAAATTATTAGTGATTATTTTTGATAAAAATCTAAGACAAACTAATGAGTGCATTCAATGAGACCCCATGTTAGAATAATAGCTAATTGGCATGCTTGTGTATCAGTTCCTATACTTCCGCACGTTGAGTAGCATGAAGATTTATTGCATGTTTTTACAATTGCCTATTGGGCATCTGTGGGGGTATGCAATAAGAAAATTTCATTATTTGTTATTTATGGAGATACAATAAATGGCTATCAGCTGTCCGAACACCAAGCTTTCTAAAGAACTAAATACTTTAAAAGTACGCGATGATTCAAAAATTTTAAGATTTTATGCGACGGACTACGAAGATGAAAAGAAATATACTTTTATTGAAGGTGATTCAGCCACTTGGTGTTCTGAAAGTCAATTTACCGATATTGATTTGAGAAAAAGGATAGAACCTTGGCTAACATCTCTGTTTCAGTCTGAACACCTCGCCTTGTTAGTCGGTAGCGGATTAACTACAGCAATTGAACGTGAGGCATGTGGAGATAGCAATAATGGAATGGGTGCATTTACACCTAAATCACGTTATAAAATTCAAATCGAAAAGAAAGCTACTGAAAGTGTTCAACTTACTTGTAGAGGGAATACTCCAAATATCGAAGATTACATTCGAGTAATGAATGAGCTTCTTGCTGGTCTTAAGATTCTCGATGATGCTGAGGCTATTGAAGAGTTGAGCGAAGAGATAGATTCTGTTATTAAAAATTTTGTAGCAAATATTTCGAATATTGAGAATCGAATAATATTAGCCAATGAAACTACGAGAACTATGGCTTTCAATACACTTGTACTATTTCTTATGAGTTTCGCTAGCCGAACAGGAACGCGCGACAGACTTAATATTTTTACAACTAATTATGATAGACTAATCGAAGCTGCAGCAGATATTGCAGGAATCAGACTGATTGATAGATTTGTGGGTTCCCTAACTCCAATTTTCCGATCTTCCCGTATGGATATCGACATGCACTATAACCCACCAGGAATTAGAGGAGAGCCTCGCTACTTAGAAGGTGTTGTTCATTATACGAAACTCCATGGATCAATCGACTGGGTACAATCAAATAATGAAATTAGGAAAATTGGATTACCTTTCGGAGCTTTACATATCGAACCATATTTAGAAGCTCCTGGTATCAATGCGTCACCTTCTAAGACAATTATCTACCCAAATGCTTCAAAAGATAGAGAGACTTCTGAGTATCCCTTCGTAGAGTTATTTAGGGATTTTGCAGCTGCATTATGCCGACCTAATAGTACTCTGGTAATCTATGGATATAGCTTTGGAGATGATCACCTCAATCGTATTATCCGGGATATGCTCACAATCCCATCCACGCATCTAATTATTATTGCATATGGAGATTCGAATGAGAGGATTATGGATTTCTATAAACGCGTTGGAAGGCCTGCTCAAATTTCATTAATCATAGGACCTGATATAGGCAATATTTCTTCATTAGTCAATTGTTTCTTACCAAAGCCTTCAATCGATAGAACCACTATACGCATGGCTGATTTATTACGCCAACGGTATGAACAACCTCATGAACCAAAGAAACCTCAAGAAGGGGGTGATGTCAATGACAACCCCACTCGCTAATACTGATTCATTGAGAATAGGTAGTATAGATTTTGTTTCACCAAGTGAGATAAAAGTATTGCTCGACTTAGAAGCTCCGAGCTCGATTGCTCTTAATACAGGTTCGCCAAAACCATTTCCTCGTATCAATAGCTATGTACTTATACCAGGGGAAAATGGTTTTATAGTTTCTCAAATCGAATGGATAACAGTTGAACGATCTCAATATCCTAAAAGAAAGGGTATTCAAGATTTTGGAATTATCGATTTACCTTATCCTTTAAGAAAGATGAGTATCAATCCATTAGGGGTCCTTACAGAAAGTATTACTCGCCAAGATCATCAGCCAATCTATTGTTTTCATCGTGGTATTGAAATATTCCCCACTGTCGGCGATCCTGTTTATTTACCAACAGAAATCCAATTAAAATCCATTGTTGAATCTGGAGAGGCTCGTCGAGTCATCATAGGAACGAGCCCTCTTGCTGGGAATGCCTCTGTATCAATTGATCCAGATAGGTTGTTTGGCCGACATCTTGCAATTCTTGGGAATACCGGTAGTGGAAAGTCCTGTTCAGTTGCAGGGGTAATACGTTGGTCCATTGAGGCTGCATCTAAACCTTTAGAGGATGAAAAAACAGGCAATTCCTCTAACTCGCGTTTTATCATATTGGATCCAAATGGAGAGTATTCGACTGCCTTCTCAGGGCTACAGCATGTCAAAAAATTTGGAGTAGAAGCCAACCTTGAAAATCATATCAAGCAACTCAAGGTACCTTTATGGTTATTTAATAGCTCTGAATGGGCTGCTATCAGCCAAGCAAGCGCAAAGACACAACGGCCTACAATTACTCAAGCCTTGAGATCTGTCAGAGATGGAGAAATTCAGCAGCCATCAGGATTAGAAAGTCATGATATGCGACGATATCTAAGAACCCTTGTATCATCACTCACCATATCAATAAGTAAGGGCCATCCATGGGGTACCTTCCCTTGTCCAAAAAATTTTACACAGATGGTTGAAGCATGGAGAGATCACATTGTCACAAATAGTTACTTCAATGAAGAAGAAAACGCCGCAATATTTAATCTGCAAAAAAAATTGGACAGTTTATTATCGACAAGAAAACCAACTTCAAATAATAAATATCCTAACTTTAACTACACCCGGTCTGAAGTAAATGAATTATTATCCCTTACACGTACAGCGCATGAGACATTTGGAGGATCGTCACAAGATATTCTGCCTATTGATGCTGACATCCCTAGACCATTTACTGGAGAAGAATTTATACATAGTATTGAAGCAAATGCGGAGCTCTTGGGAACTTCAGAATATATAGAAACGATGCTCATGCGTATTCGTAGTCTTTTATCTGATTCCATATTAAAAAGAGTCATTTGTTCAGACACAACCACTACTCTCGAGCAATGGCTGGATGAGTATATCTGTCCAAGCAATACAACTGAAGGATCTATTACGGTAATTGATTTATCTCTGATACCAGCACAATTAATACACATTATTACTGCAGTAATTGCACGTATAACTTTAGAAGCATTACAACGGTATCGAAAATTTAACAATGGGAAAACATTACCTACCACCCTGGTAATGGAGGAAGCCCATCTTTTTGTTAAGCGGTATAACAATGAAAACGAAGATTCAAATGCTACTGAGTTGTGTACAAGAGTTTTTGAAAAAATCGCCCGAGAAGGACGAAAATTTGGCTTGGGGTTGGTTCTTTCATCTCAACGACCTAGCGAATTATCACCAACAGTTTTATCACAATGCAACAGTTTCTTGTTACACCGTATAAGCAATGATCGAGACCAAGAGCTTGTAAGTAGATTAGTACCAGATAATTTGCGTGGGCTATTACGTGAATTACCTTCATTACCCTCTCAGAATGCAATCTTATTGGGATGGGCTTCTGAACTCCCCGTTCTAGTCCATATGAATTATTTGAAAAAGAAATTTAGACCAAGGTCTGATGATCCTGAGTACTGGAATGTCTGGACAAATAAAAATAGAACAGTGGATTGGAAGCCGATTGCTGAGGACTGGCAGAATTACGGGAAGGAAAGTAATGACTCTGATGGATAGAAAACCTCATCTTCGATCATGGGTAATAGACACATGATTACACCATTACCTAGTTTCTTCCTGGCCATCATTGATTGATTGTTAATTTTAAATGTTCTTTAAGTTTTCTCACCATTCTTTGTCTTTCTGACGATTCAACCCTTTCAAGGTTATGCATCTTCCACCTAACAGCTGGAAGATGCTGAATATGAGGAACACTGAAATAGGACCAGTCAGGATGTCCTTCTTTAAAACCAATGAGAAATTGCTTATCGCGTTCATCGAGCATGTCGTGTACAGTCTTAATCAATGCGTATCTTGCTTCTTGAAGCTCCACCAATGTGGTAGGACCACTTGTCATTCCAGAGAAGTCAGCTTCATATGTTTGCTTAATATCCAACAACCTCGGATCGAGAATTTCCACAATCCTTCTATTATGAGAGATCAGATAAACAATGAAAGCTTCCTTTAGTTTTTCTGTTATCCCCTCATGTCCTAAAAGACCTTGTATGTCAAAGAGGTCCCGTGGATGCTGCCTGTCCAATGCAGCCATCATCTTACCT
The sequence above is drawn from the uncultured Sphaerochaeta sp. genome and encodes:
- a CDS encoding DUF87 domain-containing protein — translated: MTTPLANTDSLRIGSIDFVSPSEIKVLLDLEAPSSIALNTGSPKPFPRINSYVLIPGENGFIVSQIEWITVERSQYPKRKGIQDFGIIDLPYPLRKMSINPLGVLTESITRQDHQPIYCFHRGIEIFPTVGDPVYLPTEIQLKSIVESGEARRVIIGTSPLAGNASVSIDPDRLFGRHLAILGNTGSGKSCSVAGVIRWSIEAASKPLEDEKTGNSSNSRFIILDPNGEYSTAFSGLQHVKKFGVEANLENHIKQLKVPLWLFNSSEWAAISQASAKTQRPTITQALRSVRDGEIQQPSGLESHDMRRYLRTLVSSLTISISKGHPWGTFPCPKNFTQMVEAWRDHIVTNSYFNEEENAAIFNLQKKLDSLLSTRKPTSNNKYPNFNYTRSEVNELLSLTRTAHETFGGSSQDILPIDADIPRPFTGEEFIHSIEANAELLGTSEYIETMLMRIRSLLSDSILKRVICSDTTTTLEQWLDEYICPSNTTEGSITVIDLSLIPAQLIHIITAVIARITLEALQRYRKFNNGKTLPTTLVMEEAHLFVKRYNNENEDSNATELCTRVFEKIAREGRKFGLGLVLSSQRPSELSPTVLSQCNSFLLHRISNDRDQELVSRLVPDNLRGLLRELPSLPSQNAILLGWASELPVLVHMNYLKKKFRPRSDDPEYWNVWTNKNRTVDWKPIAEDWQNYGKESNDSDG
- a CDS encoding nucleotidyl transferase AbiEii/AbiGii toxin family protein, which encodes MVTGLRGTVYEPAVMQISKSAEDAFGFAEVPVVSFEDLFAGKMMAALDRQHPRDLFDIQGLLGHEGITEKLKEAFIVYLISHNRRIVEILDPRLLDIKQTYEADFSGMTSGPTTLVELQEARYALIKTVHDMLDERDKQFLIGFKEGHPDWSYFSVPHIQHLPAVRWKMHNLERVESSERQRMVRKLKEHLKLTINQ